In Xyrauchen texanus isolate HMW12.3.18 chromosome 23, RBS_HiC_50CHRs, whole genome shotgun sequence, a genomic segment contains:
- the LOC127663188 gene encoding spondin-2-like, which translates to MEKMTSLTVNCWLQSLTLTLALLSGIPAMPVDVDHVCMAPSTAKYRLTFTGKWSQAAFPKHYPLYRPPAQWSPIIGVTHSTDYHIWQRNEYASNGVREFSERGEAWTLIKEVEVARERIQSVYGLLSTPPVVGGTGQATTEFEVYARHSLLSFIVRIVPSPDWFVGVDSLNLCEEDHWKENISLDLYPYDAGTDSGFTFSSPNFETIPQDKVTQITSSIPSHPANSFYYPRLKRLPPIAKVLLTKIKNNQIFNLPIQPTQSNQIPSGNEIDGSLINTPLDCEVSSWSPWGLCKGQCGEKGVKHRTRYIHMHPANNGAVCPPLEEKKLCIPDNCV; encoded by the exons ATGGAAAAGATGACATCTCTCACAGTAAACTGCTGGCTGCAGTCGCTGACACTGACTCTGGCTCTGCTGAGTGGGATCCCGGCCATGCCGGTGGATGTGGACCACGTGTGCATGGCGCCATCCACAGCCAAATATAGACTGACATTTACCGGCAAGTGGAGTCAGGCTGCCTTCCCCAAGCACTACCCTCTGTACAGGCCACCTGCTCAGTGGTCCCCTATCATTG GAGTAACTCACAGCACAGACTATCACATCTGGCAAAGGAACGAGTATGCCAGTAATGGGGTGAGAGAGTTCTCTGAGAGAGGAGAGGCTTGGACTCTGATAAAGGAGGTGGAGGTGGCTAGGGAACGCATCCAGAGTGTCTATGGTCTCCTCTCAACACCACCTGTGGTTGGAGGAACTGGCCAAGCAACCACAGAATTTGAGGTCTATGCACGGCACTCCTTA ctgtccttcattgtccgCATTGTGCCAAGTCCAGACTGGTTTGTCGGAGTAGACAGTTTGAACTTGTGTGAAGAGGATCACTGGAAGGAGAACATCAGCTTGGATCTCTATCCCTATGATGCGGGCACAGACAGTGGTTTCACCTTCTCCTCACCTAATTTTGAGACCATTCCTCAAGACAAGGTGACCCAG ATAACCTCATCAATCCCAAGCCACCCAGCAAACTCATTCTACTATCCCAGACTAAAGCGTCTCCCTCCAATTGCCAAGGTCCTCCTAACTAAGATCAAGAACAACCAGATATTCAATTTACCGATTCAACCAACGCAATCCAATCAGATACCAAGTGGCAACGAAATAGACGGATCACTCATAA ATACCCCTCTGGACTGTGAGGTGTCCAGCTGGTCACCTTGGGGTCTTTGTAAGGGTCAGTGTGGTGAGAAGGGGGTAAAACACAGAACTCGCTATATTCATATGCATCCTGCAAACAACGGGGCTGTGTGCCCTCCCTTAGAGGAAAAAAAGCTCTGTATCCCTGACAACTGTGTGTGA
- the LOC127663192 gene encoding transmembrane emp24 domain-containing protein 11-like: MNWVTATNLRLICLLLAYFVILSPAMYFDLGEQEEKCIIEEIPEDTLVTGFFLVEYWDENKKANTPHLGLTVSVRDPQHLVILLKRFGRHGKFTFTSHASGQHFLCVKSNSTSFSVFAGDSLKVHLDVQMGEHTSDPSAAKAKDTMKAMEYNLQHLIDKIQYISRQQDFQREREETFRQMSEETNGNFLWWSIIQTSILLSVGFWQMKSLKDFLIKKKLV, encoded by the exons atgaactggGTTACTGCAACGAACTTGAGGCTGATTTGCCTGCTGCttgcatattttgtcattttgtctcCGGCAATGTATTTTGATTTGGGAGAACAGGAGGAAAAGTGCATAATTGAGGAGATTCCAGAGGACACACTGGTGACAG GTTTCTTCCTGGTAGAGTATTGGGATGAAAATAAGAAGGCCAATACCCCACACCTTGGTTTAACTGTCTCTGTGAGAGATCCACAGCATTTG gtaatcttgttaaaacgctTTGGGAGACATGGAAAATTCACTTTTACGTCCCATGCGTCGGGTCAGCATTTCTTGTGTGTGAAATCCAACTCAACCAGTTTTTCTGTGTTTGCTGGTGACAGTTTG AAAGTGCATTTAGATGTCCAGATGGGCGAGCACACCAGTGATCCAAGTGCTGCCAAAGCAAAAGACACTATGAAAGCAATGGAGTACAACCTGCAACATCTCATTGACAAGATCCAGTACATTAGCAGGCAGCAAGACTTTCAGAGG GAACGCGAGGAGACATTTCGCCAAATGAGCGAGGaaacaaatggaaactttttgTGGTGGTCCATTATTCAGACATCAATACTGCTCTCTGTTGGATTCTGGCAAATGAAAAGCCTCAAAGACTTTCTCATCAAAAAGAAGTTGGTTTAG
- the LOC127663170 gene encoding wolframin-like yields MDASHLEFPLPSQASHVPSALSASGHAIHPVSSSLSTPSPSPSTMTSPPHLASQTGRSQLNAASNALTGFPGQSSSSPWEELSIDELKQRAKNGDAKAQTEIGRYYLRLAEQEDEEVNCVTAVTWLLQAAKHGRKDAVKLLQRCLHDRRGITSENREEVRSLACESRFERSVRKAALLMYWKLNPERKKTISASEILENMSQLNTETDGAPSSSLSSPARKQRKVLESLVSRDGTDNVDLEEFVENTKLFAQGISPTPAMEGVGTDDDDDDDEEPVKNPDELPLNQKVLKFPLHAVMEVKEVLIDWASRAGMQWISALIPTHHVNTLIFFFIISNLTLEFFVLVIPLIIFYLSFMSMVICTLRVFQNSKAWENFRALTAMLAHFEPGIDLVQAECNFTWNHLEPYLYFLLSTLFLIISFPLADKSWLPCSELATIAFFLTVSSYLSLRPTARQHAKLALLMQVASAICELSNHLLGGWKGRIVGGSWFSIHLSDLFVLHVGVPCISYFYLLYLCARMATAGGARGTYSVLLPYLVCFIWCELSVTLLQESTALGLMRTTVGYLLFFFALPVLSLALAVVMLVQLVQWFLALELAKMALTVCVCVLPVLLRWWTRFSMSPLAVLRSLRRSSVVKLILVWISALVLFSWFYVYRSEGMKVYNSTLTWHQYSDICGPRAWKERNMAHTQIICSHLQGHRVTWEGRFKYVRVTEIENGAQAVINLLPVFIADWVRCLYGEEYPACDASQPGPAEPLCQLKTLTKHKCHVKRFDHYKFEVTMGMPQEKKGRNGGHDIDDATKDIVLRASNEFRGVLLALSSGSVVEFSTVLEGRLGSKWPVFELKALHCKTCASPLVPIQRQVKIEQDWRVNARNALAFAFNFLFHPLISVEVDVNVGTTEVSV; encoded by the exons ATGGATGCTTCTCATCTTGAATTTCCATTACCGTCTCAAGCTTCTCATGTGCCTTCAGCTCTCTCTGCATCTGGACACGCCATTCATCCGGTGTCCTCCTCTTTATCAACACCTAGCCCCTCCCCTTCAACAATGACTTCACCCCCACACCTTGCCTCTCAGACAGGACGCTCACAGCTGAATGCAGCCAGTAATGCCCTCACTGGCTTTCCAGGACAATCATCATCTTCTCCATGGG AGGAGCTGAGCATTGACGAGCTTAAACAGAGGGCTAAAAATGGGGACGCCAAAGCACAGACAGAG ATTGGTAGGTATTACCTGAGACTAGCTGAGCAAGAAGATGAGGAGGTGAATTGCGTTACTGCGGTAACATGGCTACTCCAGGCGGCAAAACATGGCCGAAAAGATGCAGTGAAACTTCTTCAACGCTGCCTGCATGACAGGAGGG GTATCACATCTGAAAACAGAGAGGAAGTGCGTTCACTGGCGTGCGAATCTCGTTTTGAGCGCAGTGTCAGGAAAGCAGCTCTGCTCATGTACTGGAAACTCAATCCAGAGAGGAAGAAAACGATCAGTGCCTCTGAAATTCTGGAAAACATGAGCCAGCTCAACACTGAGACCG ATGGCGCTCCCAGCAGCTCTCTCTCAAGCCCAGCACGGAAACAAAGGAAAGTTTTAGAGAGTCTGGTATCAAGAGATG GGACTGATAATGTAGATCTAGAGGAGTTTGTTGAGAATACGAAACTATTTGCTCAGGGTATCTCGCCAACACCTGCCATGGAAGGAGTAgggactgatgatgatgatgacgatgatgaagaGCCTGTAAAGAACCCAGATGAACTGCCTTTGAATCAAAAG GTGTTGAAGTTTCCCCTTCATGCtgtgatggaagtgaaagaggtgCTGATTGACTGGGCGTCTCGCGCAGGAATGCAGTGGATTAGCGCCCTCATTCCCACACATCACGTCAATACTCTTATCTTCTTCTTTATCATCTCCAACCTCACCCTGGAGTTCTTTGTTCTTGTCATTCCCCTCATCATATTCTACCTCTCCTTTATGTCGATGGTCATCTGTACACTCCGAGTCTTCCAGAACAGCAAAGCGTGGGAGAACTTTCGAGCGCTAACGGCCATGCTGGCTCATTTCGAGCCGGGCATTGACCTTGTGCAGGCCGAGTGTAACTTTACTTGGAACCATCTGGAGCCATACCTTTATTTCCTCCTCTCAACGCTATTTCTAATAATTTCATTTCCACTTGCAGACAAATCATGGCTGCCATGCTCGGAACTGGCTACCATTGCGTTTTTTTTAACCGTAAGTAGCTACTTGAGTTTGCGACCAACAGCGCGACAACATGCCAAACTCGCTCTGCTCATGCAAGTTGCCTCCGCCATATGTGAACTGTCAAATCATCTGCTGGGAGGGTGGAAGGGTCGTATAGTGGGAGGTTCTTGGTTTAGCATACACCTTAGTGACCTGTTTGTACTGCACGTGGGTGTGCCTTGCATTTCCTACTTCTACCTTCTATACCTGTGTGCTCGTATGGCCACAGCAGGTGGGGCACGTGGGACCTACAGCGTGCTGCTTCCGTACTTGGTATGCTTTATCTGGTGTGAGCTGTCCGTCACATTGTTGCAAGAATCAACAGCGTTGGGGCTAATGCGCACCACTGTGGGTTACCTCCTTTTCTTCTTTGCTTTGCCCGTGCTATCGCTGGCCCTTGCAGTCGTAATGCTGGTGCAGTTGGTGCAGTGGTTTCTCGCTCTAGAACTGGCCAAAATGGCTTTAACGGTGTGCGTTTGCGTGCTGCCAGTGCTACTGCGCTGGTGGACACGTTTTAGCATGTCGCCACTAGCGGTGTTGCGCTCCTTGCGGCGTAGTAGCGTGGTCAAGTTGATCCTGGTTTGGATTTCAGCCCTGGTGCTCTTCAGCTGGTTCTACGTGTACCGTTCAGAGGGAATGAAGGTATACAACTCGACTCTGACTTGGCACCAGTACAGCGACATCTGTGGTCCTCGGGCCTGGAAGGAGCGTAACATGGCACACACCCAGATCATCTGCAGCCACTTGCAGGGTCACCGCGTTACGTGGGAGGGCCGGTTTAAGTATGTTCGCGTCACTGAGATTGAGAATGGCGCACAAGCTGTTATTAATCTTCTACCAGTTTTTATAGCAGACTGGGTTCGCTGTCTTTATGGAGAGGAGTATCCTGCCTGCGATGCAAGTCAGCCGGGGCCTGCGGAGCCGCTATGCCAGCTCAAGACACTGACAAAGCATAAGTGCCATGTGAAACGTTTCGACCATTACAAGTTTGAAGTGACTATGGGGATGCCGCAGGAGAAGAAGGGGCGAAATGGAGGGCATGATATCGACGATGCGACCAAAGACATTGTGCTGCGGGCTAGCAACGAATTCCGTGGCGTTTTGCTGGCACTCAGCTCAGGGAGTGTGGTTGAGTTTAGTACGGTACTTGAAGGCAGACTGGGCAGCAAATGGCCTGTGTTTGAGCTCAAAGCGCTTCACTGCAAGACATGTGCCTCACCACTTGTACCAATACAACGACAGGTCAAGATCGAGCAGGACTGGAGGGTTAACGCTAGAAATGCTTTGGCTTTCGCCTTCAATTTCTTGTTTCACCCCCTGATTTCGGTGGAGGTGGACGTTAATGTTGGTACTACAGAAGTGTCCGTATGA